In a genomic window of Xylophilus rhododendri:
- a CDS encoding aspartate aminotransferase family protein has protein sequence MTATAAPASPHVMNTYGRLPIAMSHGKGIWVWDTEGRKYLDALGGVAVNTLGHAHPKLVPALQEQIAQLIHCSNYYHVPNQEVLGKKLAELSGLENAFFCSTGLEANECALKLARKFGHDKGIERPEIVVYENAFHGRSIATLSATGNVKVQKGFAPLTEGFIRVPLNDIEALKKATVGNPNVVAVFLETIQGEAGIVPMRWEYLRQVRELCDQQDWLMMIDEVQCGMGRTGKWFAHQWAGIKPDVMPLAKGLGSGVPIGAVVAGPRAANIFQPGNHGSTFGGNPLATRAGVETIRIMEEDGIVENAARVGAYLKQSLEKALAGVPGYVEMRGEGLMLGIALDRSCGDIQWKLAQAGLLVSVQADTVVRLVPPLIITEAECDELIALLLPVLKDFLA, from the coding sequence ATGACCGCTACCGCCGCGCCCGCATCGCCCCATGTGATGAACACCTACGGCCGCCTGCCGATCGCCATGTCGCACGGCAAAGGCATCTGGGTCTGGGACACCGAGGGCCGCAAATACCTCGACGCGCTGGGCGGCGTGGCCGTCAACACCCTGGGCCATGCGCATCCCAAGCTGGTGCCCGCCCTGCAGGAACAGATCGCCCAGCTGATCCACTGCTCCAACTACTACCACGTGCCCAACCAGGAAGTGCTGGGCAAGAAGCTGGCCGAACTCTCCGGCCTGGAAAACGCCTTCTTCTGCTCCACCGGCCTGGAAGCCAACGAATGCGCGCTGAAGCTGGCGCGCAAGTTCGGCCACGACAAGGGCATCGAGCGCCCGGAGATCGTGGTGTATGAGAACGCCTTCCACGGCCGCTCCATCGCCACCCTGTCGGCCACCGGCAATGTGAAGGTGCAGAAGGGCTTCGCGCCGCTGACCGAGGGTTTCATCCGCGTGCCGCTCAACGACATCGAGGCGCTGAAAAAGGCCACCGTGGGCAATCCGAACGTGGTCGCCGTCTTCCTGGAAACCATCCAGGGCGAGGCCGGCATCGTGCCGATGCGCTGGGAATACCTGCGCCAGGTGCGCGAGCTGTGCGACCAGCAGGACTGGCTGATGATGATCGACGAGGTGCAGTGCGGCATGGGCCGCACCGGCAAGTGGTTCGCCCACCAGTGGGCCGGCATCAAGCCCGACGTCATGCCGCTGGCCAAGGGCCTGGGCTCGGGCGTGCCGATCGGCGCCGTGGTGGCCGGCCCGCGCGCGGCCAACATCTTCCAGCCGGGCAACCACGGCTCGACCTTCGGCGGCAACCCGCTGGCCACCCGGGCCGGCGTGGAGACCATCCGCATCATGGAAGAGGACGGCATCGTCGAGAACGCCGCCAGGGTGGGCGCCTACCTCAAGCAGTCGCTGGAAAAGGCCCTGGCCGGCGTGCCCGGCTATGTGGAGATGCGCGGCGAGGGCCTGATGCTGGGCATCGCGCTCGACCGCTCCTGCGGCGACATCCAGTGGAAGCTGGCCCAGGCCGGCCTGCTGGTGAGCGTGCAGGCCGACACGGTGGTGCGCCTGGTGCCGCCGCTGATCATCACCGAGGCCGAGTGCGACGAGCTGATCGCCCTGCTGCTGCCGGTGCTCAAGGACTTCCTGGCCTGA
- a CDS encoding EAL domain-containing protein translates to MHPVHEIHPAAAQTAQKKCQGCSSDSLLFPFTMAFQPIVDVRTREVFAQEALVRGPNGESAWSILSQVTAQNRYSFDQACRVKAIEWAARLDFKSRLSINFLPNAVYEPAACIKLTLKTAERVGFPIEQIMFEVTEGEKSADLGHLRKIYADYKKRGFITAIDDFGSGYACLGMLAEFVPDVIKIDMNLIRDIDSNHVKRTLVRNITRVAEDLDITLIAEGVETAAEYAVLADLGIHLFQGYLFARPAFEAQAEVTWPEPGGSRG, encoded by the coding sequence ATGCACCCCGTGCATGAAATTCATCCCGCCGCGGCGCAAACCGCGCAGAAGAAGTGCCAGGGCTGTTCGAGCGACAGCCTGCTTTTTCCTTTCACGATGGCCTTCCAGCCCATCGTGGATGTCAGGACCCGGGAAGTTTTTGCGCAGGAGGCGCTGGTCCGCGGCCCGAACGGAGAATCTGCCTGGAGCATTCTTTCGCAGGTGACCGCGCAGAACCGCTATTCATTCGATCAGGCCTGCAGGGTCAAGGCCATCGAGTGGGCGGCAAGGCTGGATTTCAAATCCCGGCTCAGCATCAACTTCCTGCCCAACGCGGTGTACGAGCCGGCCGCATGCATCAAGCTCACCCTGAAGACGGCCGAGCGTGTGGGTTTTCCGATCGAGCAGATCATGTTCGAAGTCACCGAAGGCGAGAAATCCGCCGACCTGGGCCACCTGCGCAAAATCTATGCGGATTACAAGAAACGCGGCTTCATCACCGCGATCGACGATTTTGGTTCGGGTTACGCCTGTCTCGGCATGCTGGCGGAGTTCGTGCCGGACGTGATCAAGATCGACATGAACCTGATCCGGGACATCGACAGCAACCATGTGAAGAGGACGCTGGTGCGCAACATCACCCGGGTGGCGGAGGACCTCGACATCACCCTGATCGCCGAAGGCGTGGAAACGGCCGCCGAATACGCGGTGCTGGCCGATCTGGGCATCCACCTATTCCAGGGATATCTGTTCGCAAGGCCGGCCTTCGAAGCGCAGGCGGAAGTGACCTGGCCGGAGCCTGGCGGCAGTCGCGGCTGA
- a CDS encoding pyridoxamine 5'-phosphate oxidase family protein, protein MSQPKSLHDLAGKLAAIDIAMLSTHSRDGHIASRPMSNNGEVNAKGDSYYFTWEDSHMVSDIQADPKVALAFQADPHCMVAIEGEAELVRDKGRFQEHWKPELDEWFEQGPETPGVVMIKVHAVRAHYWEGEKSVELAV, encoded by the coding sequence TTGAGCCAACCCAAATCCCTGCACGATCTCGCCGGCAAGCTGGCCGCCATCGACATCGCCATGCTCTCCACCCACAGCCGCGACGGGCACATCGCGAGTCGCCCCATGAGCAACAACGGCGAGGTGAATGCCAAGGGCGACTCCTACTACTTCACCTGGGAGGACTCGCACATGGTGTCCGACATCCAGGCCGATCCCAAGGTGGCCCTGGCCTTCCAGGCCGATCCGCACTGCATGGTCGCCATCGAGGGCGAGGCCGAGCTGGTGCGCGACAAGGGCCGCTTCCAGGAGCACTGGAAACCCGAGCTGGACGAATGGTTCGAGCAGGGCCCGGAGACCCCCGGCGTGGTGATGATCAAGGTCCACGCCGTCCGCGCGCATTACTGGGAAGGCGAGAAGAGCGTCGAACTCGCCGTCTAG
- the argF gene encoding ornithine carbamoyltransferase, translated as MTASIRHYLQFKDLSADDYAWIFERATRIKRMFKAYEKYHPLADRTLAMIFEKASTRTRVSFEAGMYQLGGSVVHLTTGDSQLGRAEPIDDSAKVISRMVDLVMIRTYEQEKIAAFAANSRVPVINGLTNEFHPCQILADVFTYIEHRGSIQGKVVAWVGDGNNMANTWLQAAELLGFTVHISTPGGYEVDPVVAGVKSTDCYKVFKDPMDACRGADLVTTDVWTSMGYEAENEARKKAFADWCVDLDMMAVAKPDALFMHCLPAHRGEEVEAEVIDGPQSVVWDEAENRMHAQKALMEFLLLGRVA; from the coding sequence ATGACCGCATCGATCCGCCACTACCTGCAATTCAAGGACCTGAGCGCCGACGACTACGCCTGGATCTTCGAGCGCGCGACCCGGATCAAGCGCATGTTCAAGGCCTACGAGAAATACCATCCGCTGGCCGACCGCACGCTCGCGATGATCTTCGAGAAGGCCTCCACCCGCACCCGGGTGAGCTTCGAGGCCGGCATGTACCAGCTGGGCGGCAGCGTGGTCCACCTGACCACCGGCGACAGCCAGTTGGGCCGCGCCGAGCCGATCGACGACAGCGCCAAGGTGATCAGCCGCATGGTCGACCTGGTGATGATCCGCACCTACGAGCAGGAAAAGATCGCCGCCTTCGCGGCCAACTCGCGGGTGCCGGTGATCAACGGGCTGACCAACGAGTTCCATCCCTGCCAGATCCTGGCCGATGTCTTCACCTACATCGAGCACCGCGGCTCCATCCAGGGCAAGGTGGTGGCCTGGGTGGGCGACGGCAACAACATGGCCAACACCTGGCTGCAGGCGGCCGAGCTGCTGGGCTTCACGGTGCATATCAGCACGCCGGGCGGCTACGAGGTCGATCCGGTCGTGGCGGGCGTCAAGTCCACCGACTGCTACAAGGTCTTCAAGGATCCGATGGACGCCTGCCGCGGCGCCGACCTGGTGACCACCGATGTGTGGACCAGCATGGGCTACGAGGCCGAGAACGAGGCGCGCAAGAAGGCCTTCGCCGACTGGTGCGTGGATCTGGACATGATGGCGGTGGCCAAGCCGGACGCCCTCTTCATGCATTGCCTGCCGGCGCATCGCGGCGAGGAAGTCGAGGCCGAGGTGATCGACGGGCCGCAGTCCGTGGTCTGGGACGAGGCCGAGAACCGCATGCATGCACAGAAGGCGCTGATGGAGTTCCTGCTGCTGGGCCGGGTGGCCTGA
- a CDS encoding winged helix-turn-helix domain-containing protein — MEKKLSAVLRTGWIGMPAHELRAVAQPFTVFADGDDFLLSDDPFGLSLYVVDLVQPGVPGPDLVRLIRRKSAAGMVALSSAPHPHFVQALHDGADLAVDRAAPAEQIEALIAALRRRVQISAVIGVGGWRLHVQKGQLMAPDASTIKLSKSDVALLSAFAAAAGEVVPRSTLTEQLWGPSHDATEGALHAILYRLRKRVEQAGQPVWPMHAISGVGYEFRAPLKTV, encoded by the coding sequence ATGGAAAAAAAGCTCTCGGCCGTGTTGCGTACCGGGTGGATCGGTATGCCTGCGCACGAGCTCCGAGCGGTGGCTCAGCCGTTCACCGTGTTCGCCGACGGTGACGATTTCCTGCTCAGCGACGATCCCTTCGGCCTGTCCCTCTACGTGGTGGACCTGGTGCAGCCCGGCGTGCCCGGGCCGGATCTGGTGCGTCTCATCCGGCGCAAGAGCGCGGCCGGCATGGTGGCGCTCAGCAGCGCGCCGCATCCGCACTTCGTGCAGGCGCTGCATGACGGCGCCGATCTGGCCGTCGATCGCGCGGCGCCGGCCGAGCAGATCGAGGCGCTGATCGCCGCGCTGCGGCGGCGCGTGCAGATCAGCGCCGTCATCGGTGTGGGCGGCTGGCGCCTGCATGTCCAGAAAGGCCAGCTGATGGCGCCGGACGCCTCCACCATCAAGCTGAGCAAGAGCGACGTGGCGCTGCTGAGCGCCTTCGCAGCCGCGGCCGGGGAAGTGGTGCCCCGTTCGACGCTGACGGAGCAATTGTGGGGGCCGTCGCACGATGCGACCGAAGGAGCCCTGCACGCGATCCTGTACCGCTTGCGCAAACGCGTGGAGCAGGCAGGACAGCCGGTCTGGCCGATGCATGCCATCTCCGGCGTGGGCTACGAGTTCCGTGCGCCCCTGAAAACGGTCTAA
- a CDS encoding BLUF domain-containing protein: MKQVFYVSQALGRHAAIPSILSSARRRNLALNVTGSLLFTGGYFAQVLEGEEPALAEVMALIAADARHRDIRILLDRALDMRLFSAWSMAYTELPGMEDLLQQLGGAQAVAPERADKLIRLMFDRCSGGAVS, encoded by the coding sequence ATGAAACAGGTTTTCTACGTCAGCCAAGCGCTGGGCCGGCATGCGGCTATCCCTTCCATCCTGAGTTCGGCGCGGCGGCGCAACCTCGCCTTGAATGTCACCGGATCCTTGTTGTTCACCGGCGGGTACTTCGCGCAGGTGCTGGAGGGCGAGGAGCCGGCCCTCGCGGAGGTCATGGCGCTCATCGCGGCGGATGCCCGCCACCGCGACATCCGAATCCTGCTGGACCGGGCTCTCGACATGCGTTTGTTCAGCGCCTGGTCCATGGCCTACACCGAGCTTCCCGGAATGGAGGACTTGCTGCAGCAGTTGGGCGGCGCACAAGCCGTCGCTCCGGAACGTGCCGACAAGCTGATCAGGCTGATGTTCGACCGCTGCTCCGGCGGCGCTGTTTCCTAG
- a CDS encoding DUF3579 domain-containing protein: protein MAAYTKEVFIQGVTADGRTFRPSDWAERLAGVMSSFRPGGPRPGSHLGYSPWCIPTSINGVKCVVVHPDLRDYDAMAWDFVMNFARDNGLKVSLASAPAAEQPGAKP from the coding sequence ATGGCCGCCTACACCAAAGAAGTCTTCATCCAGGGCGTCACAGCCGACGGCCGCACCTTTCGCCCCAGCGATTGGGCCGAACGCCTTGCAGGTGTCATGAGCTCGTTCCGTCCGGGCGGCCCGCGTCCCGGCAGCCACCTGGGCTATTCGCCCTGGTGCATCCCGACCAGCATCAACGGCGTGAAGTGCGTGGTGGTGCATCCCGACCTGCGCGACTACGACGCCATGGCCTGGGATTTCGTCATGAATTTCGCCCGCGACAACGGCCTGAAGGTCAGCCTGGCCAGCGCCCCGGCGGCCGAACAACCCGGCGCAAAGCCTTGA
- the hda gene encoding DnaA regulatory inactivator Hda — protein sequence MQQIALDIGLPTVPTLAGFWPGSNADALSHLRLWAESAGIATRAPVPTYLWGESGSGKTHLLKAVQEALHAQRSFCGFLSAQDRDPPAFDERWDCVLMDDVHLYDARQQHAAFNWFVNALTPSDARPRWVVAAGALPPADLQLREDLRTRLGWGHIFHLQVPGDAERRAVLRQAADARGLFLGDDVMDFMLNRFSRDLGSLMELLEKLDNYALRTQRALTIPLVRAMLESE from the coding sequence ATGCAGCAGATCGCGCTCGACATCGGCTTGCCGACTGTCCCCACGCTCGCCGGTTTCTGGCCCGGCAGCAATGCCGATGCCCTGTCCCATCTCCGCCTGTGGGCCGAGTCGGCCGGCATCGCCACGCGTGCGCCGGTGCCCACCTATCTCTGGGGCGAATCCGGCAGCGGCAAGACCCATCTGCTCAAGGCGGTGCAGGAGGCCCTGCATGCGCAGCGTTCCTTCTGCGGCTTCCTCAGCGCGCAGGACCGCGATCCGCCCGCCTTCGACGAACGCTGGGACTGCGTGCTGATGGACGACGTGCACCTGTACGACGCACGCCAGCAGCACGCCGCCTTCAACTGGTTCGTCAATGCCCTCACGCCCTCGGATGCCCGTCCGCGCTGGGTGGTCGCCGCCGGAGCCCTGCCGCCGGCCGACCTGCAGCTACGCGAGGACCTGCGCACCCGCCTGGGCTGGGGCCACATCTTCCATCTGCAGGTGCCGGGCGATGCCGAACGCCGCGCCGTGCTGCGCCAGGCCGCCGACGCGCGTGGCCTGTTCCTCGGCGATGATGTGATGGACTTCATGCTCAACCGCTTCAGCCGCGACCTCGGCAGCCTGATGGAGCTGCTGGAAAAGCTCGACAACTACGCGCTGCGCACCCAGCGCGCCCTCACGATTCCGCTGGTTCGCGCCATGCTCGAGTCCGAATGA
- a CDS encoding 3'-5' exonuclease yields the protein MAPTLLIQARAGAAKTTTLALRLAEAWSRGAAPADCLVLTATEAACDAFREALVAVGMPGEAVQRFRIETFENFAATILLGLEDGAKVPRRLGPEELRETVWQAVRQVAEQEDERWPEDIEYPSEGDSVFVAEFLDNMLWLKGTLKLQLDAPEGALTPDDALEMGQRYMTLRTLRAYERLRAGGHPDRPAFRGPFDATYDLARRLLLDREDGIATPAPGWPARLRVLLVDEMHDMNEAMYQVLLHLLAGRSTFFTGVGDADQVIHAAAGADAAFMDCRIDRDTRRSTEFLPLSASFRFGPTLARAAARFIDKRLDAGGETATKLTVASYTDETDCAAQLLDALKAGRKAAPRNAAGLAVLLRHDHHSIAIENALVHGGIAYRTRGLESYLLRPEVLLVRCLLAIATRDFASLEGRDTLSRLVLAFMLFCGTRFDEDPERPEAGQAVLMAEALRDFAGNAENLPLFLQNHVLRKAEPGVARRLRAALAVVAGAADGESVFDRFLDALDMPWFIAQALVRPERRAGALRHLAGLRALAAHYPDTRSFFGHLNETAVRQAGMKRSGAITLASAAAVKGLEFREVFLPFLEQGEFPYEQGRKADEANLFYVAITRARQSLRLFVHAVRPSEFVAQAGLKLPD from the coding sequence GTGGCGCCCACGCTGCTGATCCAGGCCCGCGCCGGCGCCGCCAAGACCACCACCCTGGCCCTGCGCCTGGCCGAGGCCTGGTCGCGCGGCGCCGCGCCGGCCGACTGCCTGGTGCTGACCGCCACCGAGGCAGCCTGCGATGCCTTCCGCGAGGCGCTCGTCGCCGTCGGCATGCCCGGCGAGGCGGTGCAGCGTTTCCGCATCGAGACCTTCGAGAACTTCGCCGCGACCATCCTGCTGGGTCTGGAAGACGGTGCCAAGGTGCCGCGCAGGCTGGGCCCCGAGGAACTGCGCGAGACGGTCTGGCAGGCGGTGCGCCAGGTGGCCGAGCAGGAGGACGAACGCTGGCCCGAGGACATCGAATACCCGAGCGAGGGCGATTCGGTCTTCGTCGCCGAATTCCTGGACAACATGCTCTGGCTCAAGGGCACACTCAAGCTCCAGCTCGATGCGCCCGAAGGGGCTCTGACGCCCGACGATGCCCTGGAGATGGGCCAGCGCTACATGACGCTGCGCACCCTGCGCGCCTACGAGCGCCTGCGCGCCGGCGGCCATCCCGACCGGCCGGCCTTCCGCGGGCCGTTCGACGCCACCTACGACCTGGCGCGGCGCCTGCTGCTGGACCGCGAGGACGGCATCGCCACTCCCGCGCCCGGCTGGCCGGCGCGTCTGCGGGTGCTGCTGGTCGACGAGATGCACGACATGAACGAGGCGATGTACCAGGTGCTGCTGCATCTGCTCGCCGGGCGCAGCACCTTCTTCACCGGCGTGGGCGATGCCGACCAGGTGATCCATGCGGCGGCCGGCGCGGACGCCGCCTTCATGGACTGCCGCATCGACCGCGACACCCGCCGCAGCACCGAATTCCTGCCGCTGAGCGCGAGTTTCCGTTTCGGCCCCACGCTGGCGCGCGCGGCCGCGCGTTTCATCGACAAGCGGCTGGATGCGGGCGGCGAGACGGCCACCAAGCTCACGGTGGCGAGCTACACCGACGAGACCGATTGCGCCGCCCAGCTGCTCGATGCCCTCAAGGCCGGCCGCAAGGCCGCGCCGCGCAATGCCGCCGGCCTGGCGGTGCTGCTGCGGCACGACCACCATTCGATCGCCATCGAGAACGCCCTGGTGCACGGCGGCATCGCCTACCGCACCCGCGGCCTGGAGAGCTATCTGCTGCGCCCCGAGGTGCTGCTGGTGCGCTGCCTGCTGGCCATCGCCACCCGCGACTTCGCCAGCCTGGAGGGGCGCGACACCCTCTCGCGCCTGGTGCTGGCCTTCATGCTGTTCTGCGGCACGCGTTTCGACGAAGACCCCGAGCGGCCGGAAGCCGGCCAGGCGGTGCTGATGGCCGAGGCCCTGCGCGACTTCGCCGGCAATGCCGAGAACCTGCCGCTCTTCCTGCAGAACCATGTGCTGCGCAAGGCCGAGCCCGGCGTGGCGCGCCGCCTGCGCGCGGCCCTGGCCGTGGTGGCCGGCGCGGCGGATGGCGAGTCGGTGTTCGACCGCTTCCTGGATGCGCTCGACATGCCCTGGTTCATCGCCCAGGCCCTGGTGCGGCCGGAGCGCCGCGCGGGGGCGCTGCGGCACCTGGCCGGGCTGCGGGCCCTGGCCGCGCACTATCCCGATACCCGGTCCTTCTTCGGCCACCTCAACGAGACGGCGGTGCGCCAGGCCGGCATGAAACGCAGCGGTGCGATCACGCTGGCGAGCGCCGCGGCCGTCAAGGGGCTGGAGTTCCGCGAGGTGTTCCTGCCTTTCCTGGAGCAGGGCGAGTTCCCCTACGAGCAGGGCCGCAAGGCGGACGAGGCCAATCTCTTCTACGTGGCGATCACACGCGCCCGGCAGTCGCTGCGGCTCTTCGTGCATGCAGTGCGGCCCAGCGAATTCGTGGCGCAGGCAGGGCTGAAGCTGCCGGACTGA
- a CDS encoding SirB1 family protein, translating into MEISFSAPTPLEYFASLVGDDEDIPLFEAAVSLAQDEYPDLDVQQVLGDVDQLLARLKRRLPADAPALQRLRILNQFFFNELGFGGNVNNYYDPDNSYLNAVLRTRRGIPISLAVLWMELAQGLSLHVRGVAFPGHFMVKINLPKGQVVIDPFNGHSLSREELTERLDPFKRRSGMVDEFDVPLGLYLQAATPREILLRMLRNLKEIHQSQQDWQRLTMVIDRLLVIAPDAWADLRDRGFALAEQGRTAEAVHDLEAYLAHAGDALDLDLVAERVAELRKVS; encoded by the coding sequence ATGGAAATAAGCTTTTCCGCCCCGACGCCCCTGGAGTACTTCGCCTCCCTGGTGGGCGACGACGAAGACATCCCCTTGTTCGAGGCCGCCGTCAGCCTCGCCCAGGACGAATACCCCGACCTGGATGTGCAGCAGGTGCTCGGCGATGTCGACCAGCTCCTCGCCCGCCTCAAGCGCCGCCTGCCGGCCGATGCACCCGCCCTGCAGCGCCTGCGCATCCTGAACCAGTTCTTCTTCAACGAACTCGGCTTCGGCGGCAACGTCAACAACTACTACGACCCCGACAACAGCTATCTCAACGCGGTGCTGCGCACCCGGCGCGGCATCCCGATCTCGCTGGCGGTGCTGTGGATGGAGCTGGCCCAGGGACTGTCGCTGCATGTGCGCGGCGTGGCTTTCCCCGGCCACTTCATGGTCAAGATCAACCTGCCCAAGGGCCAGGTGGTGATCGACCCCTTCAACGGACACTCGCTCTCGCGCGAGGAACTCACCGAACGGCTCGACCCCTTCAAGCGCCGCAGCGGCATGGTCGACGAGTTCGACGTGCCGCTCGGCCTCTACCTGCAGGCCGCCACGCCGCGCGAGATCCTGCTGCGCATGCTGCGCAACCTGAAGGAGATCCACCAATCCCAGCAGGACTGGCAGCGCCTGACCATGGTGATCGACCGCCTGCTGGTGATCGCCCCCGACGCCTGGGCCGACCTGCGCGACCGCGGTTTCGCGCTGGCCGAACAGGGCCGCACGGCCGAGGCGGTGCACGACCTGGAGGCCTATCTGGCGCATGCCGGCGATGCCCTCGATCTGGACCTGGTGGCCGAGCGCGTGGCCGAGCTGCGCAAGGTCAGCTGA
- the murJ gene encoding murein biosynthesis integral membrane protein MurJ, translated as MSLFKSASTVSLLTLASRITGLARELLMASVFGVSAITDAFNVAFRIPNLFRRVFGEGAFSQAFVPVLAATRVERGEEGARALIDHVATVLAWVLLLLCVAGVLGAPAMVWLMASGLQQSPEGYGAAVNMTRWMFPYIGFMSMVALAGGILNTWKRFAVPAASPVLLNMCLILSIVWGAPWFAGHGIEPIYAQCVGVMVGGVLQLAWQVPALLRLGLLPRIGLTWKALRHAWADPTTRGVARLMLPALLGVSVAQLSLLINTQIASHLAPGSVSWVVYADRLMEFPTALLGVALGVVLMPQLAAARAAKDDARYSDMLDWGLRIVVVLSVPCVVGLLIFARPLVAVLYHYGRFTEHDVQQTTLALMGYGCGLLGIVAVKVLAPGFYARHDMRTPMRIAVCVLIITQLLNWVLVPHLQHAALTLSIGIGALINALWLLTGLIRRGSYKPRPGWGLYLLQVLAASALLAIFLVWMSNRFDWTGMRAEPVQRVLLLAGVMLASMAIYFTAAWLAGLKLLRLLRR; from the coding sequence GTGTCGCTATTCAAATCCGCCTCCACCGTCTCGCTGCTGACCCTGGCATCCCGCATCACCGGCCTGGCGCGCGAGCTGCTGATGGCCTCGGTGTTCGGTGTCTCGGCGATCACCGATGCCTTCAACGTCGCCTTCCGCATCCCCAATCTGTTTCGCCGCGTCTTCGGCGAAGGCGCCTTCAGCCAGGCCTTCGTGCCGGTACTGGCCGCCACGCGGGTGGAGCGGGGCGAGGAGGGCGCCCGGGCGCTGATCGACCATGTGGCCACGGTGCTGGCCTGGGTGCTGCTGCTGCTGTGCGTGGCGGGGGTGCTCGGTGCGCCGGCCATGGTCTGGCTGATGGCCAGCGGCCTGCAGCAGTCGCCCGAGGGTTATGGCGCGGCGGTCAACATGACCCGCTGGATGTTCCCCTACATCGGCTTCATGTCCATGGTGGCGCTGGCCGGCGGCATCCTCAACACCTGGAAGCGCTTCGCGGTGCCGGCCGCCTCGCCGGTGCTGCTGAACATGTGCCTGATCCTGTCCATCGTCTGGGGCGCGCCCTGGTTCGCCGGACATGGCATCGAGCCGATCTATGCGCAGTGCGTGGGGGTGATGGTGGGCGGCGTGCTGCAGCTGGCCTGGCAGGTGCCGGCGCTGCTGCGCCTGGGCCTGCTGCCGCGCATCGGCCTGACCTGGAAGGCGCTGCGCCATGCCTGGGCCGACCCGACCACCCGAGGCGTCGCCCGGCTGATGCTGCCGGCCCTGCTGGGGGTGAGCGTGGCCCAGCTCTCGCTGCTGATCAACACGCAGATCGCCTCGCACCTGGCGCCGGGCAGCGTCAGCTGGGTGGTGTATGCCGACCGGCTGATGGAGTTCCCGACCGCGCTGCTGGGCGTGGCGCTGGGCGTGGTGCTGATGCCGCAGCTGGCGGCGGCGCGCGCTGCCAAGGACGATGCGCGTTACTCCGACATGCTCGACTGGGGCCTGCGCATCGTGGTGGTGCTGTCGGTGCCCTGCGTGGTGGGCCTGCTGATCTTCGCCCGCCCGCTGGTGGCCGTGCTCTACCACTACGGCCGCTTCACCGAACACGACGTGCAGCAGACCACCCTCGCGCTCATGGGATACGGCTGCGGCCTGCTCGGCATCGTGGCGGTGAAGGTGCTGGCGCCGGGCTTCTATGCGCGGCACGACATGCGCACGCCGATGCGTATCGCCGTCTGCGTCCTCATCATCACGCAGCTGCTCAACTGGGTGCTGGTGCCGCATCTGCAGCATGCGGCGCTCACGCTGTCGATCGGCATCGGTGCGCTGATCAACGCACTCTGGCTGCTCACCGGACTGATCCGCCGCGGCTCCTACAAGCCGCGTCCGGGCTGGGGTCTCTACCTGCTGCAGGTGCTGGCGGCGAGCGCGCTGCTGGCCATCTTCCTGGTGTGGATGTCCAACCGCTTCGACTGGACCGGCATGCGCGCCGAGCCGGTGCAGCGGGTGCTGCTGCTGGCGGGCGTGATGCTGGCCTCCATGGCCATCTATTTCACCGCCGCCTGGCTGGCCGGCCTCAAGCTGCTGCGTCTGCTGCGCCGCTGA
- a CDS encoding cytochrome C oxidase subunit IV family protein — MSRETWASQWRGLVLTWAGLIALMFISLGVAWLPVGAGWKAAAGLLIAGVKAVLVLLVFMQLGRQHVLVRVVVAVALWTLVVMGGLSAVDYLTRVVEPAAVQQPRQLAPAPSRPS, encoded by the coding sequence GTGAGCCGCGAGACCTGGGCGTCGCAATGGCGCGGGCTGGTGCTCACCTGGGCCGGCCTGATCGCGCTGATGTTCATCAGCCTCGGCGTGGCCTGGCTGCCGGTGGGCGCCGGCTGGAAGGCAGCCGCCGGCCTGCTGATCGCGGGTGTCAAGGCGGTGCTGGTGCTGCTGGTCTTCATGCAGCTCGGCCGGCAGCATGTGCTGGTGCGGGTGGTGGTGGCGGTCGCCCTGTGGACGCTGGTGGTGATGGGCGGACTGAGCGCGGTCGATTACCTCACCCGTGTGGTGGAGCCGGCCGCGGTGCAGCAGCCCCGGCAACTGGCCCCGGCCCCGTCCCGGCCTTCCTAG
- the rpsT gene encoding 30S ribosomal protein S20: MMATKPKKKNPRLASGRKRARQDVKLNAANTSLRSKYRTAVKNVEKAVLAGDKTKAAEAFARAQSVVDTVADKGIFHKNKASRDKSRLAAKVKALAQAVAA; the protein is encoded by the coding sequence ATCATGGCAACCAAGCCGAAGAAAAAGAACCCCCGTCTGGCGTCTGGCCGCAAGCGCGCACGCCAGGACGTCAAACTCAACGCAGCGAACACCTCCCTGCGTTCCAAGTACCGTACCGCTGTCAAGAACGTCGAAAAGGCTGTTCTGGCTGGCGACAAGACCAAGGCTGCAGAAGCCTTCGCCCGCGCACAGAGCGTGGTCGACACGGTGGCCGACAAGGGCATCTTCCACAAGAACAAGGCATCGCGCGACAAGAGCCGCCTGGCCGCCAAGGTCAAGGCCCTGGCACAAGCCGTCGCCGCCTGA